From Leptospira dzoumogneensis, one genomic window encodes:
- a CDS encoding pirin family protein: protein MEAVVHKANTRGRVDFGWLKSNHTFSFGSYMNPERIRFGSLRVLNDDIVAPGRGFDPHPHQDMEIISIPIKGALEHKDSIGTSGVITSGEVQVMSAGTGIVHSEYNHSEMDPVNFLQIWVIPDKRGAQPRYDQRRFLPEDRKNRFQVVVSPKESAEGLWINQNAWFSLGNAEAGKELQYESRNKNGGVYAFLISGKVNINGTELSTRDGAGFPRTDLLKVNALEDSELLLMDVPEIQ, encoded by the coding sequence ATGGAAGCGGTAGTTCATAAGGCAAACACGAGAGGAAGAGTGGATTTCGGTTGGTTGAAATCGAATCATACATTTTCTTTCGGAAGCTATATGAATCCGGAAAGGATCAGATTCGGTTCTTTGCGTGTATTGAACGACGATATCGTTGCCCCGGGCAGAGGTTTCGATCCGCATCCTCACCAAGATATGGAAATCATCTCTATACCGATCAAAGGTGCTTTGGAACATAAAGACAGTATCGGAACTTCTGGAGTGATCACCTCCGGAGAAGTGCAGGTAATGTCTGCAGGAACAGGGATCGTTCACTCGGAGTACAATCATTCCGAAATGGATCCTGTGAACTTCTTACAGATTTGGGTGATACCTGATAAAAGAGGTGCACAACCTAGATACGACCAAAGGAGATTCCTTCCGGAAGATAGAAAGAATCGATTCCAAGTGGTGGTATCTCCTAAAGAATCCGCGGAAGGCCTTTGGATCAACCAAAACGCATGGTTCTCTTTAGGGAACGCAGAAGCGGGGAAGGAGCTGCAATACGAGTCCAGGAATAAGAACGGTGGAGTTTACGCTTTTCTAATATCAGGAAAAGTGAATATTAACGGGACCGAACTTTCCACTCGGGATGGGGCGGGTTTTCCAAGAACGGACCTTCTGAAAGTAAACGCTTTGGAAGATTCTGAACTTCTTTTAATGGATGTTCCTGAAATCCAGTAA
- a CDS encoding DUF445 family protein, producing MVPYGNKPYSKLQFVSNSLLVLFGSILLLGLWQKWSLFIWGNIFIHGLEGGLVGAICDWFAVWKTYKAVESESETIAEEIGHWVSSDLISEHKLKSYLDGILDEPENIQAIRELLDTHLKGEKEVREFLNLIWDKIEEDIVLYVSNFKFSGADKQILHELNSRKEILSTVRFLVGETLMKVSDHQDFGERVQRITKGLSFLAKPLIWLIDPQKRIKEFGEGLKEGKDFESEEEEVLFELYSIFSECAELYIGSWNELPVERREEAVRALADFGREQLNRLISEVVLAHKEEISRLENLREYGPIRSFLEFLSSKTNESVSEYVGEQISKGLKLLEPKQFRENLELKTRRVLEKIRINGSLLGFLVGSAIGCVVLLFEGKLGL from the coding sequence ATCGTTCCGTACGGCAACAAACCGTACTCTAAACTTCAGTTCGTTTCGAATTCACTTTTAGTGTTATTCGGAAGTATTCTTCTTTTGGGGCTCTGGCAAAAATGGAGCCTCTTTATTTGGGGAAATATTTTTATACATGGCTTAGAAGGTGGATTGGTCGGAGCAATCTGTGATTGGTTTGCAGTTTGGAAAACCTACAAGGCGGTAGAATCGGAAAGTGAAACGATCGCGGAAGAGATCGGTCACTGGGTATCTTCCGATCTGATCAGCGAACATAAACTAAAATCCTACCTGGACGGGATTTTAGATGAACCGGAAAATATCCAAGCGATCAGGGAACTCTTGGATACACATCTAAAAGGTGAAAAAGAAGTCAGAGAATTCCTGAATCTGATCTGGGATAAAATAGAAGAAGATATAGTATTATATGTTTCTAATTTTAAATTCTCCGGCGCTGATAAACAGATCTTACATGAATTAAATAGCCGCAAGGAGATACTTTCCACTGTTCGATTTTTAGTGGGAGAAACCTTGATGAAAGTTTCGGATCATCAAGATTTCGGAGAAAGGGTCCAACGGATCACAAAAGGACTTTCATTTCTCGCAAAACCTTTGATCTGGCTTATCGATCCGCAGAAAAGGATCAAAGAATTCGGAGAAGGTCTGAAGGAAGGAAAAGATTTCGAATCGGAAGAAGAGGAAGTACTATTCGAATTATATTCCATATTTTCGGAATGTGCGGAGTTATACATAGGTTCCTGGAACGAATTGCCTGTCGAGAGAAGAGAAGAAGCCGTCCGTGCCTTGGCGGATTTCGGCAGAGAACAATTGAATCGACTCATCAGCGAAGTAGTTCTCGCTCATAAGGAAGAAATTTCCAGACTGGAAAATTTGAGAGAATACGGACCGATCCGCTCCTTCTTGGAATTCTTAAGTTCTAAAACGAATGAGTCCGTTTCCGAATATGTGGGAGAACAAATCTCTAAAGGGCTGAAATTATTGGAGCCCAAACAATTTAGGGAAAATTTAGAACTGAAAACCAGAAGAGTTTTGGAGAAGATCCGCATCAACGGAAGTTTATTAGGTTTTTTAGTTGGATCTGCAATAGGATGTGTCGTCTTATTATTCGAAGGAAAATTAGGATTATAA